From the Burkholderia ubonensis genome, one window contains:
- a CDS encoding pirin family protein → MTDSIQALLKPHVRDIGNLQVRRTLPALAARLVGPFIFFDHMGPATLPPGTGLDVRPHPHIGLATVTYLFEGAILHRDSLGSLQEIVPGDVNWMTAGRGIVHSERTPDALRERGHTVHGIQTWVALPLAHETDAPSFEHHEAAALPKLNDDGVSLTVIAGDAFGLRSPVTTFSRTLYVAAEFADGGRLVLDASHEERAIYLVDGDLAIDGTPLEPAQMAVLAPGATVTLTSGAGARAMLLGGDRLEGERFIDWNFVASSRDAIERAKEAWTRQEMGKVPGETEWIPLPERKPR, encoded by the coding sequence ATGACCGATTCCATCCAAGCCCTGCTGAAGCCGCACGTGCGCGACATCGGCAATCTGCAGGTGCGCCGCACGCTGCCCGCGCTCGCCGCGCGCCTCGTCGGCCCGTTCATCTTCTTCGATCACATGGGACCCGCGACGCTGCCGCCCGGCACGGGCCTCGACGTGCGCCCGCATCCGCACATCGGGCTCGCGACCGTCACCTATCTGTTCGAGGGCGCGATCCTGCACCGCGACAGCCTCGGCTCGCTGCAGGAGATCGTGCCCGGCGACGTCAACTGGATGACCGCGGGACGCGGGATCGTCCATTCCGAGCGCACGCCCGACGCGCTGCGCGAGCGGGGCCACACCGTGCACGGGATCCAGACCTGGGTCGCGCTGCCGCTCGCGCACGAGACCGACGCGCCGTCGTTCGAGCACCACGAGGCCGCGGCGCTGCCGAAGCTGAACGACGACGGCGTATCGCTGACGGTGATCGCCGGCGACGCGTTCGGGCTGCGCTCGCCCGTCACGACGTTCTCGCGCACGCTGTACGTCGCCGCGGAATTCGCGGACGGCGGCCGGCTCGTGCTCGACGCGTCGCACGAGGAGCGCGCGATCTATCTGGTCGACGGCGACCTCGCGATCGACGGCACGCCGCTCGAGCCCGCGCAGATGGCCGTGCTCGCACCGGGCGCGACCGTCACGCTGACGAGCGGCGCCGGCGCGCGCGCGATGCTGCTCGGCGGCGACCGGCTCGAAGGCGAGCGCTTCATCGACTGGAATTTCGTCGCGAGCAGCCGCGACGCGATCGAGCGCGCGAAGGAAGCCTGGACGCGGCAGGAAATGGGCAAGGTGCCCGGCGAGACCGAGTGGATTCCGTTGCCGGAGCGCAAGCCGCGTTGA
- a CDS encoding EamA family transporter → MTPKDLLLALVVILAWGVNFVVIRVGLDGMPPMLLGALRFTLAAVPAVFFVRRPQIPWRLLVLYGATIQLGQFVFLFTAMYVGMPAGLASLVLQSQAFFTLVFAMAFLGERLRVQNLIGLAIAATGLVVIAAQGGRAMTLAGFLLTPCSAAMWAFGNIVTKKVGQANLVSLVVWASLVPPVPFFLLSLWFEGPQRIAAALGALTGASIFAVVYLAFVATLLGYGLWSRLLSRYPAAQVAQFSLLVPVIGLASAALLLDEHLTRAQLTGAALVMGGLAVNVFGGKLVRRFAAS, encoded by the coding sequence ATGACCCCGAAGGATCTGCTGCTGGCGCTGGTCGTGATCCTCGCGTGGGGGGTGAACTTCGTCGTGATCCGGGTCGGGCTGGACGGGATGCCGCCGATGCTGCTCGGCGCGCTGCGCTTCACGCTCGCGGCGGTGCCGGCGGTGTTCTTCGTGCGCCGCCCGCAGATTCCGTGGCGGCTGCTCGTGCTGTACGGCGCGACGATCCAGCTCGGCCAGTTCGTGTTCCTGTTTACCGCGATGTACGTCGGGATGCCTGCCGGGCTCGCATCGCTCGTGCTGCAGTCGCAGGCGTTCTTCACGCTGGTGTTCGCGATGGCGTTCCTCGGCGAGCGGCTGCGCGTGCAGAACCTGATCGGCCTCGCGATCGCCGCGACGGGCCTCGTCGTGATCGCCGCGCAGGGCGGTCGCGCGATGACGCTGGCCGGCTTCCTGCTCACGCCCTGTTCGGCCGCGATGTGGGCGTTCGGCAACATCGTGACGAAGAAGGTCGGGCAGGCCAACCTCGTGTCGCTCGTCGTGTGGGCGAGCCTCGTGCCGCCGGTGCCGTTCTTCCTGCTGTCGCTGTGGTTCGAAGGGCCGCAGCGGATCGCGGCCGCGCTCGGCGCGCTGACGGGTGCGTCGATCTTCGCGGTCGTCTATCTCGCGTTCGTCGCGACGCTGCTCGGCTACGGATTGTGGAGCCGGCTGCTGTCGCGCTATCCGGCCGCGCAGGTCGCGCAGTTCTCGCTGCTGGTGCCGGTCATCGGCCTCGCGTCGGCGGCGCTGCTGCTCGACGAGCACCTGACGCGCGCGCAGCTCACGGGCGCGGCGCTCGTGATGGGCGGCCTCGCGGTCAACGTGTTCGGCGGGAAGCTGGTGCGCCG